The Fibrobacter sp. UWR2 region GCGTGCGCCGCCATCGGAAAAAATGATAATAATCGATAATATTTTATACCTAGCCACGAAACTTATTTTTTACTAACTTTGTTCGAGTTATTTTTAGCAGGAGATGAAACATGGCTAAGACAACAACAACTAAGGCTACAAAGGCCCCGGCCAAGAAGTGCGCTACCAAGGCTGCTGCCCCGAAGGCTGCTCCTAAGGCCGCTGCAAAGGCTGCCAAGCCGGTCGCAGAAAAGAAGACCGCCGCTAAGGCTCCGGCCAAGAAGGCCGCTCCGAAGGCCGCAGCCCCCAAGAAGGTCGCTGTGGAATTCGTCGCTGACTGTCCGCTCGCAACGACCGTTTCTGTCGCTGGCACGTTCAACAACTGGGCTGTCGACAAGGACATGCTCAAGAAGGACAAGAAGTCCGGTCTCTGGACTGCCAAGATTTCCCTCGCCGCTGGCGACTACGAATACAAGTTCGTGTGCGACGGCAAGAACTGGGATGCAGGCGACAACAAGATCAAGCACGTCTAATCGCGCCAATGCAATAACGGATGCGCCGGGCTAATCGCTCGGCGTTTTTCATTTTGTGTAAAGTGGTGCGCTGCTTGTTTTGCCGCGCTGTGAAGCGGGCCCGCGCTATGCAAGGGTTTGCGGTTAAATAGCGCCCGTGCGGCCTTCGCAACTCTGAGCTGGGGCCCCTCCCGCAGGATAAAAAAACTAAATTTGTCCCCATGACAAATTATTCTATCCCTCAAGAAGTTTTTGTGAAGGCTGCCGAACAGTACGGCACCCCCCTTTGGCTCTACGACCGCGCCACTATTGAGAAGCGCGTGAAGGAAGTCCAGGTTTTTGACACGGTGCGTTTTGCCCAGAAGGCATGTCCGAACCTCTCCATCGTGGCGCTCGTGCGCAAGCTCGGCGGCGTGGTCGATGCAGTCTCTGCCGGCGAAATCGTCCGCGCGTTGAAGGCGGGTTTCAAGGGCGGTCAGCAGAAGGGCAAGGCTCCCGAAATTGTCTACACCGCAGATATCTTCGACCGCGACGCGCTTGAACTCGTGAAGAAGTACGACATCGCGGTGAATGTCGGTTCGCCCGACATGATTCAGCAGCTCGCTGATTTCGGCGTGAAGTCGGAACTCACGCTCCGCGTGAACCCGGGTTTCGGTCACGGGCATTCCAGCAAGGTGAATACCGGCGGCCCGCTTAGCAAGCATGGCGTGTGGCACGAACAGATCAAGGACTGCATCAAGCTTGCGCAGGCCAACGGCATGTGGATTACCGGGCTCCACATGCACATCGGTTCCGGCTCCGACTTCGAACACCTCTCGCAGGTTTGCGACGCGATGGTGGACGCTAGCCGCCGCCTGGGCTCTCATTTGCGCACCATCAGTGCAGGGGGCGGCCTCCCGATTCCGTATCATGAGGAAGACAAGGGCAACCGCATCGACATGCAGGCCTACTACGACCTGTGGGACAAGGCCCGCAAGAACATCCAGCAGAGCATCGGCCACGAGGTTCACCTGGAAGTCGAACCCGGTCGCTACCTGGTGGCCGAAAGCGGTTACCTGATGGCCGAAATCCGCGCCGTCAAGAAGCAGGGCGACAACCTGTTCTACCTGCTCGATGCGGGCTTTACTGACCTGGTGCGCCCGAGTTTCTACGGCAGCTATCACGGCATTTCCATCATCGCCCGCGACGGTCGCGAATTGAACGAGACGGTCGATGCTGTCGTGGCAGGCCCGCTCTGCGAATCCGGTGACGTGTTCACGCAGGAAGAAGGTGGCTTCGTGGTGACCCGCAAGCTCCCGAAGGCGAAGGTCGGCGACCTTTTGATTCTCCATGACGCAGGTGCCTATGGTGCCGCCATGAGCAGCAATTACAACAGCCGCCGCTACGCCGCCGAGACCATGTACACTAATGGCGAACTGAAGGTCATCCGCGAAAGGCAGACGTTCGAGCAATTGCTCCAGAACGACCGCGTTATTGATTTATAATCGGTGCATAGCTTATAAAATCGGGCGACGCCTCCGTGCATCGCCCCTTTTCAATTTAAAAGGAAATTTCTATTTTTCTTGCCCGTAGATTATACCCTTTCAAGGAGCTTTTATGGGCGGCTTTTGCGGAGTTACTTCCAAATCGGATTGCGTATGCGATCTTTTCTTCGGGACTGACTACCACTCGCACCTCGGTACGCATCGCGGCGGTATGGCGGTGCTCAAGTCCGACGGAACATTCCATCGTTCCATCCACAACATCCAGAACACGCCGTTCCGTAGCAAGTTCGAACACGATTTGGCAGCATTCGCAGGTAACGTCGGCATCGGCGTGATCTCCGATACCGACCCGCAGCCGCTGGTGATGAGCACCAAGCTCGGTACCTTCGCTATCGTGACCGTTGGCCTTATCGCAAACATCGAGGAACTCAAGGAAGAACTCTTCCACAACAACTGCATGCAGCTGCAATACTCCACCACGAGCGGCATGGTCGGCCCGACGGAAGTCGTCTCCGCGCTCATCGCCACGCAGGCATCCATCGTCGATGGCCTCAAGTACGTTCACGAGAAGGTGAAGGGCAGTTGCTCCGTGTTGCTCATGGATAGCACGGGCCGCTTCTATGCGAGCCGTGACAAGTGGGGCCGCACGCCGATCATCCTCGGCCGCAAGGAAGGCTCCATGATCGCTGTGCAGGAAAGCTGCGCGCTCCCCAACCTCGGTTACGAGTACGTACGCGACCTCGGCCCGGGTGAAGTCGTGGAACTCACTCCCGAAAAGGATACCTGCCTCGTGGAACCGCGCAAGAAGATGGCTATCTGCTCGTTCCTCTGGGTCTACTACGGCTACCCGGCATCGAGCTACGAGGGCCGCAATGTGGAAATGACGCGCTACCGCTGCGGTTCCGCACTCGCGAAGCGCACCCCGACCGAGGCCGATGCTGCCTGCGGTATTCCGGATTCCGGTACGTCCCACGCCCTCGGCTACGCGCACGAGGCCGGTGTGAAGTTCGCCCGCCCGTTCGTGAAGTACACGCCCACGTGGGCTCGCTCCTTTATGCCGCAGGACCAGCGCCAGCGCGAGCATGTGGCCTCCATGAAACTCATCCCGGTCCCGGGACTCATCCGCGACCGCCGTCTCGTGTTCTGCGACGACTCCATCGTGCGCGGTACGCAGCTAGGCAAGCAGGCCGCCAAGCTTTACTCCCTCGGGTGCAAGGAAACGCACATGCGTATCGCCTGCCCGCCGTTAGTTTATCCGTGCAAGTTCATCAACTTCTCCCGTTCCAAGAGCGAGTACGACCTCATCACGCGCCGCTACATCCGCGAAAAGGAAGGCGAGAATGCCGATATCGCGAAGTACACCGACCCGGATAGCGAAGCCTACAAGGGCATGGTCGAATATATCCGCAAGAACCTGAACTTGACGACGCTCGCATTCCAGCGCATCGACGACCTGGTCCATGCCATCGGCCTCCCTGCCGAACAGCTCTGCACCTACTGCTGGAGCGGTAAGGACTATGCCGAAACGGGTGATTGCTACCATTGCCCCTGCGAGGGCGGTCAGTGCCCCAGCAAGGACAAGGATAAGTAAGGCTCCTTTAACTATATTTGGGGCACTATGGCACTATGCTTAGAAACTGAACAGCTGGAAACCGTCCAGCGGATCCTTTCCCTCCATTTCGAGGGGCTGGATGTCTGGGCCTATGGCCCGAGGCTCACCGGCGTGGATCTGACTCCCGATACGGAACTTGACCTCGCGGTCATTGCCGACAGGCCTCTCTCCTTTGAGGCGATGACGGCGGTGGAGAAGGCGTTTGCCGATAGCGGGCTCCCTTTCCGCGTCGATATCGTGGACTGGAGCAAGCTGCCGGATTCCATCCAGAAGAAACTCAAGAAAGAACACGAAGTTGTCCTAGAAGCTCCCAAGGACTAGCGCGATAGATTATTATGAAGCGTCTTATAACTCTCCTTCTAGTGTCCGCCCTTTCGGGTACGCTTTATGCCCAGGATGAGGTTTCCAAGGCCATGGCGATGATTCGTGATGGCCGTTGTTCCGAAGCGATCGCACCTCTCCAGAAACTCGCGGAATCCAAGAACTTCCGCAAGCGCGAAGGCGCCCAGTCCGCGGTGCTCCTCACGGAATGCTACCTGCGTGAACATAGGCGCGACGACGTGCTGAAGCTTGCCTCCAAGTTCCTGGAATACCATGTGAGCTCGGAATACCGCGAACGCATGGAACTCGCCCGCGCGATTGCGCTGGTGGAGAAGGGCTCCGTGTACGAAGGTGTCGAAGCCATGCTCCGCGTGCTGGCCTATACCAAGAACCCTGCCGCCAAGAGCCACACCAAGGAAGTCGCCATCCAGACTATTGCCGCAAGCCTCATGAATGCGGACCAGCTGCAGGCGCTCCTCGAGAAGTATCCGGTGGACAAGGATGTGGTGGGCTGGATCCAGTTGCAGATTGGCCGCGAATGCCAGAACGTGAAGCGCTACCGCGCCGCCCGCTATTGGTATAAGAAGGTCGTGAACGGCGGAGTCGCCGAGAACCTCTCCGCGACGGCCCAGCAGGGGCTGGAATCTCTCGACGGTCTTGGCGCCGGTATGCCGACCGTGCTCGTGCTCGCCCCGCTTTCCGGTGATTTTGCTGAATTCGGTGCCGCCGCCGTGCAGGGCGTGTACCTCGCCCACGAACAGGCTGGCCTTGCTGGCAAGGTTCGCATTCGCACCGCCGATACCCGCGCCGACGCTTCCATCGCGCTCATGCGTACCCAGCAGGCGGTGAACCAGGATAGCATCGTGGCCGTTATCGGCCCCATCATGAGTGCCCCGGCAGCCACCGTCGCCGCTTGGCTCGGCAGCAACTTCCAGAATATCCCGATGCTCACGCCTACCGCGACCGACGACGGCATCGCGAAGATGGGCCCGAATATCTTCCAGGTGAACATCACCATGGACAACCTTGCCCACAAGATTGCAGACTTCGCCACCAAGTGTCTCGATATCCGCGAGTTCGCGATCTTGAGCCCCATCGGTGACTACGGTTCCGCCATGTCGCAGAGCTTTACGCGTGCCGTGGAGCGTCGCGGTGGCAAGATTGCCGCTTTCAGGAACTACGTGGAAGGCCGCCCGGACTACGCGACCGAATTCAAGATCTTGCGCGACGTGCGCTTTAAGCAGGAAAACCGCCGCAGGAACATTGCCCGCGGGGCGTCGGACCTCGATGCCGTGGGCGCCCGCGAGCGCCGCGACTACCTGGCCGATTCCACCATGAACATCCCCGGCATCTTTATCCCGGCTACCAACCCGGGCGACGCGGGCCTCATGGTCGGGCAGGTCGCCTACAACAAGATTAAGGGTACGATGCTCGGTACTTCGGGCTGGTACGGCCGTGAACTGCTTATCCAGGGCAAGCAGCTTGTGGACAGCACGTACTTCAGTGTGCCGGGCCTTGACCTCTCGGGTAACAAGGAATCGTACGAGAACTTCGCGAAGGCCTTCAAGGAAAAGTGGGGCGAGGCCCCGGCCGAAGACAAAGTAAGCGGCCTCAGCTACGATGCCGCCAAGATCGTGTTCTCGGGTATCACGAAGAAGGTCGAAAGCCTCACCAAGTACCTCAATAACACGTCGGTGTTCGAAAGCGTCTATGGCGAAATCAAGTTTACGCGCGGCGCCAACACGAACACGAAGGTGGTGACCGTACGCAAGGGCAAGTTCTACGTGATGGAAGGCTGCAACCTTCCGGCCAACGCGCTTCCTTCTGACGACAAGAAGAAAGACGAAAAGAAGAAGTAGTCCGCGCACCCCGCAAAATGCATGAAATGGCTAAAACGACAGACTAAATGCCTGGGGTGCGCGTTTTAGTCCGTAAGATTTTAGTTTGTCTGTAGAAAAATTTGGCGATTTGCCCGCTGTTTAACGCAAAATTCGCGTCAAATACGCCGTTTAACGCCATCTTTCGTGGAAAAAGCCGGCATTTTCGATTAATTTGTATGTAAAATTACGGACTAAATGGGGGGAGGTGCCCATTTAGTCTGTCGAAATGCCCAAAAAAGAGGGCGAAATGCGAAAAATGTCTCTAGCCGGCGTCGGCGTAATCGTCATCGAACTCGATATTCGGGCCAGCGATGCTTGCGGCCACGAAGTCGGCTGATTCTCCTGCACGATAGAAAGACTGAAGGCTCGCGTCGTCGATAAGCGATTCGAGCGAGATGCTGCTGATGGCTCCGAGTTCCTCGCGGATGCGGTTCTTGAATGCCTGGAACCCGGAGTTGATCAGGTAGAAGGATATCGCGGATGTCTTATGGATCGGTTTCATGTTTTCCCCATATGGTTATCGCAATGTTCTACAGGTTTGCTGCGCCGGTCTTGCTCTGCCGTGGCTGTTGGTGGCGCGGCTGTTAAAAGATTGTTGATTACTTGTTCTTATTATAGATTTTACGCCCCTCGGGAGGCAAGTGACGAGCGTCAAATAGCGAATATGTAAGAATCGGCGCAAACCCAGCAACTGTGCGGGTTCCAGGCGATTTGCTAGGTTGAAAATTTTACTTAACTTTTTGAATATCAATGCGATACGTGTCGCACTTTTTATTACTTTATTTGTAATATACGACAAGAAAAAACTTATTCCACTTTGGATTAATATTTTGAGCCGGCAAGGGCCGCGATTACACTCGCCTGTGGCTCTATTTGTATATTTGGGGCGTTGAATAATTGTGGATTTATGCCCGTGCCGAACTTTTTCTTGAACCGTATTGGACGCATCCTGCTTGTTACGCTGACTGCCGCCGCGCTCGCCTTTGGTGCGCAGCCTTCGCAAACATCCAAGCCAGCTCAGCCCACGCTCGCGCTGCCTGCACAGCAGATGACCTATGCGGAACAGATGACGGAGCGCTCGATGGCGCTGGACTATGCGGGCGCGATGGAACTTGCGAAGAAGGTTCGCGCTTCCGATGATGGTGTTGGCTGCGTGCTCGAAAACATCGTGCGGGTGAGCCGCTACGACGACCTGGGCGATACGGCGGCGCTTGTCACTGCGGGCACGAACCTCGAGAAGTGCGCTTCTACCGGCCTGTGGGAAGCTCTCCGCAAGTTCGAACTCGGCTACGTGCAGACCGAGACGGGCCACTCCGTGAAGGGCGCGATGACTACCCGCTCCGCTGCTAAGTTGTTCGAAGAATCGCCCGAGCAGGAGGCGCGTGCCTTCTATGCGATATACGCCTACTACATAGACAAGAGTTTCAGCTGGGTGCCCTTCAAGTCGGACAGGCGCAGCGAATATCTGGCGGTGCTCGATTCCGCGTCTAAAGATTCCAAGCGCTTCTGGCCGCTGTTCCTTACCTCGCTCGTGTGGATGCACTACGACAAGGGCGATTTCAATGCGGGGCTCAAGCTTTCGCTGCGGGGCCTGGGCAAGGCGCCGAACCATCCGGTGCTGCTGCAGGTCAAGGCCGATATGCTCTACCGGCTTAAGCGCTACAAGGAGGCCGCCGCAATCTACGAGAAGAGCGCGGCAGATTACCTTGTACGTACCGGCAAGTCTATCCGTTACTGGTGTGCGGTAATGAACCTCGTGCGCATCTATGCCGACATGGGTGACAAGGAAAAATCTGCGCGCTGGCAGAAGGCGCTCGAGGATCAGGAATTCAAGAAGCTCAGGCACTGGATGCCGGGCTCGCTGGTGGATGACCTCGAAAGTCGCGACGTTCTCGACTAGCGGGGCCCGCGCGGAATATTACGTCGCGGAAAGGTTTAGCGCGGAATAACTCGGCGCGCGGTTTTGCGCGGGTTTTGTAAAAACATCACGTAAATAAAAAATTTACGGCACATTTCGGGGTGCAAATCCGTTTTAAGGGTATAGACACTTTAAAACGGAGTGACCCATGAAAAAGGACCCGCTGAGGCTGTTCTTCTTTGTAGACGGCTATACGCTCAAGAAGGTGAACGAGTTCTACAGGTTTCACCACCCCTACCATTCGCGGATCGATTTTCGCGCGCTCAAGAACTGGGCTCGCCACGAGGCGGTGCGCATGTTCTCGCCCGGGTCGAACTATGCGCTGATGGACTGCCATTACTACCATCCGTACAAGGACCCGAAACAGTATGGCGGCACGTGGGGGTTCTCGTGCTTTGAGCGGGAACTGCGGTTCGCGGGTTTCCAGATACACTACTGCGACCAGGTGGGGCCCGAGGGCGTGAGGCCGAACATGAGCCTGCTCGAAGATGCCCTGCTGTTCGCAAGCTACCGCAAGATGGACGCGGTGGTGCTCCTCAGCACGCAGGGGCAGTATGCGCCGCTGCCCGAAAGGCTACAGCTGATGGGCCTCCCGACGCTATTGCTGGGCTGGCAGTTCACGTACGAGAAGGAGAACCGTTTTGTGCGGTGGCGTACGGACCCATACCTGCAGGAGGTCTCCACGTACTATGTAGCGATGGACCGCGTCGCCGAAAGAGGGTTTTGCGCAGCCGACGGCGGCCTGTTCTGCGACGGGTAGAATCAGACCCGCGCGGCGCGAGCAGTTTTCGTCGAGATGTCGCGACAGTCCGTGAGCAACAAAGCCCCTGTTATTAAACAGGGGCGGTTGCGAGAGCGAGTGAGAAACCGGAGGTTCTTCACCCGAAATGTCGAACGAGCGGTCTTATAACTTATCCGCTTGCTTGCGCTGCCAGTCACTCATGAAAATCCAGGTGACGCGCAGACCCACGTACCAGGTGTCGCCGTCGTTATCCGTATCGAACGGGGTGCGCACGAGGATATGGTCTTCGATCTCGAGGTCGCTGTAGTCCACATGGCGGTAGCCGCCGTAGATACCGATGGCGATGGGGTCGAATTCCAGGCGGAGTTCGAGTTCGGCGGTGAACGTCGCGTCCATGGTGCTGTAGTAGCGGTCGCGCGAGTAGGTGTACTTGCCACTGTCGTCGGTGAACGCATACAGCGATGCGAGATGGATGTTCATGAGGTTGAAGCCGAAGCCGATGGAGGGAATCAGGTTGATGACGGTGTTTTCGCCGAAGAGCTTCCAGCCGAACATCCAGTCCACGCCGTAGGTGAACCATTTCACATCGAACAGGGGTACCTTCTGCGTGTCGCCGGTTTCTTCGCCGGTAACGGTGAGGTACTGCGACGGGCGTTCAGAGATCTGGGTCGGCATGAAGTTGATGTTGAACCAGGTGAGGAACTGCTTGTACTGGGCACCGACGTTCATGTGGAGCCCGATATACCAGTCATTGAATTCCGCATACGAGATGGAGGAACTGTAGGTTTCTTCTTTGCCGGTTTCCTCGTTGTCGAGGACAAAGCCACCGTTGTAGCGGCCGACGGTGTTCACGTATTCGTGGAAGTTGCTGAACATGCCGCGGTAGTCGGCGCCGATGGAGATGAAGCCGCGGATATGGTCTTTCTCGTAGAATCCGGATTCAGAATCCGCGAAGGCACTGGTAGCGAATGTAAGTGCGCACAGGAGCGAGACCAGGTAAACTATTTTTGTCTTCATACAAGACTCCGTATAAGGAATTAACGATGTATAAAATACATTATGTTTTGCGAATGTGCATTGAAAATTTTCATAAGGTGTTAAAAATCAACGATTTACGTGCTTTTTTGAGGTCGTTCCAGGGGGGGCGGTTGAGTCAAATTGTGCCCGGGGGAGCCTTTTTGGCGGCAATCTGCCTTGCGATTTGTGCCTGTGGCGGAGGCGATTCCCGTGAGGGCAGGGTAGATGGCGAGGCCATGTGCTCGGATTCCGTGCAGTTTTCGCCGCAGTTCTACAGCAATTTGTTCCGCAGGGGCAGTTCTTGCGGCCAGAGTCTGGTCGAAATCCGCTCCGAAGTGGGGCGCGATACCCTCGTGAAGCGCTTTGTGCTGGCAGATTCCGCCTTCATGGCCGATACCGCTCGGCTCAGGCGGCTTACCGCGGGCAGGGAATGGCAGGGCGCGACCGTCATCCGGGTGCCGGTACGCCGGGCGGTAGTGCTCTCGTCGGCGCAACTCGGGTTCATGCTGCGCCTTGGGGTCGAAGACCGCATAGTGGGCGTTGGCGCCGGCGCCTACATCGTGGATAGCGCGCTGGCGGCAAGGGTCACTGCCGGCGAGATTCTCGAGGTGGGCAACGGGCCGCAGGTATCGCTCGAGAAGGTAGTCTCCCTCAAGCCCGACCTGGTGATGACGTTTGCTACAGGCGGCGCGTACGATGACTACGACAGGCTTGCCACCCTCGGGGTACCGCTCATGCTTACGTCGGAATGGCAGGAGAACAACCCGTTCGCGAAATTCGAGTGGATTAGTTTGTTTGCAAAACTCTTCGGCGCGCTGCCGCAGGCGGCGCAGGTCGTTAAACCGTATGCGCAGGTAATCCCCGAGATGGCGAAGAAGGAATCGGACCCGCTTGTCGCCTGCAGGGAAAACGGCCCGCGTGTAATCGCGGGCATGGCCTACGGCGGCGTGTGGTATGCGCCCGGTGGAAGGAGCTACACTGCAAGCCTCATCAGGCAGGCGGGCGGCTGCTACCTGTGGGCCAGCGATACCACCCGCGAACTGAAGTTCTCGCTCGAGGAGATTTTTGCGGTGGCCGACAGCGCCGACGTGTGGGTGAACCCGGGCATATACGGCACGCCCGAAGACATCCTTGCGGCAGAACCCAGGCTCTCGCGCCTGAAGCCGTTCCGCACGAAGCGCGTGTGCCAGAACGATGCCCGCAAGAGCGCGGGTGGCGGCAACGACTTTTTCGAGAGCGCGGTTTCGAGGCCGGTGGAACTGATCCAGAATCTGCACGAATGCATTTTCGGCATAAAAGAGGGTGATTCCGGCAACATCTCGGAGGGCCACCCCTACAAATGGTATAGAAATATTTATAATTTTGCATTATGATTAAGACTCCCAGTGGTATCGGTGGCTGGATTGCCTCAAGTTACGAGGCTTCGGTTCCCTTCTTGCAGCAGGTTCCGCGTGAATGTGCCGACTTTTTGTTGCTCAATGCCCAGATCCGCGAGTATGACGCTGGTGAAATCATCATTCAGGGCGGCGTGGAAGGGCAGTCCTTCTGCGTGATGCAGAGTGGTCGAGCCCAGGTATGCGGTCAGATTCTGCCGGACGGGCATTACACTGTGGTTGCCTACATCGAAAGTGGTGCATGCTTCGCCGAGATGTCCATCCTTTGTAACGAGCCTACGAGCAATACGATTATCGCCGCCGAAGACGGCTGCACGGTGCTCCATATCCCGAAGGCCGAATTCGTGAAGTTCCTCGACAAGAACCCGAACATCATGGTGTTCCTGTACAAGGTCGTTTGCGACAGCCTCCGTGCCAAGAACAAGGCGTTCGACGAGTTCCAGCGCCTTTCGCTCCTTGCCTCGGGCAAGGTGCTCCCCTTCATTGATTTTGCGCAGACCATGGAAAAGAGCCGAATTACCGGTACGGTAATCTGCGAATCCCAGATGGGTTCGGGCTTTGTCGCCTTCCAGGATGGCCGCATCTGCTGTGCCAAGTGCGGCAAGCATGCTGGCCAGGATGCCCTCGAGGATATCCTCTCGTGGGGCGACGACTCCATGTACAAGCTCGACACGCACCTGATGCCGGGTACGGTGAACATCAACCAGATGGCCGATACCACGAGCCTCATCTTGGATGCGCTCAGGAATATTGACGAAAAACAAGGTGCCCGCAAGTAGGGCAAAACAAGGTGCCCTTTTTGGGGCAAAGGAAAAAAGATGAATTACGCAGACGCAGGAGTTTCCCTGGCCCGAGCTGACGAAGCGATGGTCGGTGTCAAGAAATCCGTACGTACTACATTCAACCAGGGCGTTCTGGGCGACGTCGGCAATTTCGGCGGCCTCTTCACGCTCAACCACCTCGGCATGAAGGACCCTGTCCTCGTGAGTTCCGTCGACGGCGTGGGCACCAAGCTCAAGGTCGATATCGAAATGGGCACGCACGAACTGCCGGGCCAGGACATCGTGAACCACTGCTGCGATGACATTCTGGTGCAGGGTGCACGTCCGCTGTTCTTCTTGGACTACGTGGCTACTGGCCGCCTGGAACCGGGCGTTATGGACAAACTCGTTGCCGGTATGGCCAAGGCCTGCCGCGAGAACGACCTCGTGCTTATCGGCGGTGAAACTGCCGAAATGCCGGGCTTCTACGGCCCGGGCGACTACGACATTTCCGGCACCATCGTCGGCGTCGTGGAACGTGAGAACATCATTGACGGCAAGAAGATCAAGCCGGGTACCATTATCCTCGGCCTGCCCTCCACCGGACTCCACACCAACGGCTACTCTCTCGCCCGCAAGGTGCTGTTCGATGTGGCTGGCTACAAGGTCGACACCGTCGTGGACGGCATGGACAAGTCTATCGGCGAAGCGCTTGCGACCCCGCACCGCAGCTACTACCCGAGTCTCATCGACCTCTGCAACAAGAAGATTATCCAGGGCCTCGCTCACATCACGGGTTCGGGCTACCAGGGCAACATCCCGCGTATCCTCCCGGACAACGTCGACGTGATTATCGACCGCACCACGTGGGATCCGCCGATGATCTTCAAGCTCATCCAGCAGGCCGGCTCCGTGGAGAAGGACGAGATGTACTCCACCTTCAACATGGGTATGGGCATGCTCATCTTCATCGACCCGGCAGACAAGGCCGAAGTTACGGCACACCTCGAAGCCAAGGGCGAAAAGTGGGTGCAGATTGGTGAAGTTGTCGCCGGCACCAAGCAGGTGAAGTTCCGCGACTAGTTTGCGGATCTTCGCCGCGATCCTGCATCGTAGCCCTCGCAATTCTGCGTCGTGACCCTCGCGATTTTATATCGTCACCCTCGCGAAGGCGAGGGTCTTTTCGTATGTCGTTCGCGCAATATTTTGCGTAAATCTGTGAGTTCTAACACGTTCGGGCACAGTTTGGGAACATTATAATGTTCCAAATAACTTTTTTCTGTGCGTAAGCCGTACCATGAATATATTTTTAAGGTCGTATAAATAAGGAGTTTTATGAAAAACCGTTTTACGAAGTTTATGATTGCTGCGGGCGCGATGGCGCTCATTTGCGCTTGTGGCGACGATCCGTCGTCTCCGAATAACCCGCAGCCCGGTGCCTCTAGCGCCGTGATCGACCCGAATTCCAGTGCGGTCGTTCCTGGTTCCAGCACCGGCATCGACCCGAACTCCAGCGCGGCAGTTCCTGGTTCCAGTGCCGTCGTTCCGGGCTCCAGCGAGACCGTCCCCGGTTCCAGTACCGTCGTTCCGGGCTCCAGCGCGGTAGCCCCTGGTTCTAGTGCCGTTGTTCCTGGCTCCAGCGAGACTGTTCCGGTCAGCAGCTCCAGCGATGTTCCCCGCGACGAGAACGGCTTCCCGACTCTTGAATCTTACGGCCCGCCTCCCGAGGCCTACACCAAGGACATTCTGAGCAATGGAAAGACCGGCTGGAGCAGCCGCTACTGGGATGCCTGCAAGCCGCACTGTTCCTGGCTCAGCAGCGTCGATACCACTAGCGAAGCAGCCTACCAGGCTGGCGGTACCGTTGCCCGTAACTGCAATATCCACGACGTCGAAGTCCCGGCGTTTACGCTCGGCCATGCGGTACAGCAGTACTGGATGGGTTACGAG contains the following coding sequences:
- a CDS encoding ABC transporter substrate-binding protein, producing the protein MAAICLAICACGGGDSREGRVDGEAMCSDSVQFSPQFYSNLFRRGSSCGQSLVEIRSEVGRDTLVKRFVLADSAFMADTARLRRLTAGREWQGATVIRVPVRRAVVLSSAQLGFMLRLGVEDRIVGVGAGAYIVDSALAARVTAGEILEVGNGPQVSLEKVVSLKPDLVMTFATGGAYDDYDRLATLGVPLMLTSEWQENNPFAKFEWISLFAKLFGALPQAAQVVKPYAQVIPEMAKKESDPLVACRENGPRVIAGMAYGGVWYAPGGRSYTASLIRQAGGCYLWASDTTRELKFSLEEIFAVADSADVWVNPGIYGTPEDILAAEPRLSRLKPFRTKRVCQNDARKSAGGGNDFFESAVSRPVELIQNLHECIFGIKEGDSGNISEGHPYKWYRNIYNFAL
- a CDS encoding cyclic nucleotide-binding domain-containing protein, producing MIKTPSGIGGWIASSYEASVPFLQQVPRECADFLLLNAQIREYDAGEIIIQGGVEGQSFCVMQSGRAQVCGQILPDGHYTVVAYIESGACFAEMSILCNEPTSNTIIAAEDGCTVLHIPKAEFVKFLDKNPNIMVFLYKVVCDSLRAKNKAFDEFQRLSLLASGKVLPFIDFAQTMEKSRITGTVICESQMGSGFVAFQDGRICCAKCGKHAGQDALEDILSWGDDSMYKLDTHLMPGTVNINQMADTTSLILDALRNIDEKQGARK
- the purM gene encoding phosphoribosylformylglycinamidine cyclo-ligase; the protein is MNYADAGVSLARADEAMVGVKKSVRTTFNQGVLGDVGNFGGLFTLNHLGMKDPVLVSSVDGVGTKLKVDIEMGTHELPGQDIVNHCCDDILVQGARPLFFLDYVATGRLEPGVMDKLVAGMAKACRENDLVLIGGETAEMPGFYGPGDYDISGTIVGVVERENIIDGKKIKPGTIILGLPSTGLHTNGYSLARKVLFDVAGYKVDTVVDGMDKSIGEALATPHRSYYPSLIDLCNKKIIQGLAHITGSGYQGNIPRILPDNVDVIIDRTTWDPPMIFKLIQQAGSVEKDEMYSTFNMGMGMLIFIDPADKAEVTAHLEAKGEKWVQIGEVVAGTKQVKFRD